The DNA sequence CACATCAAAGCGCAATGCATCCGCGGCGCCCATCGGGTTGTGGGTCTTCAACCATTCCACAAAAAGAAGGTAGAGGGCGATTGGATCGCCGGAATAGCCTGACAGGATCACATTGGCTTCATAGGTGAGCCGAAAGGCCTCTGTCTCACCCTCATGGGAGGTGACGTGCCCGGCCTCCGCAAAGGTGTGCATCTTCTCGGCGTCAAGATCCAAGACACTTGTCAGCAAATGCTCTCTCAAGGCAGCGAGTTTTTTCATGGGCGGGACATTAAGCGTTCAATGAGGTCGTTCTTCGCTGAAGAACCTGCACTTGACCCGAAGTAGAAATTGCCGATTGCCACGACCAGTGACCCGAGGGATCCGAGCATGACATTAAGGGGTGCCTCGGAGGATGGTGGGAGCTCGACAAAGACCATTGCGAGCAGGATGCCAAAGAACCCAATGAGTGCGGCGGCGGCAATGATGCCGGGCATGCTGTCGCTGGTTTTGGCCTGGCGTTCGCGGGCGCTGTTTCTGTCATCCGCATGCAGACGCTCAAGATCAATTTCCAGCTCTCGCATTTCTTTTTGAAAGTCGAGTTCTGCCTGCTTGAGCTTCATCAGTTCGGCTGGGTTTGCCGCCAGCACGGCTTGTTCAACATCCGCTTCGCTCGCCGCTTCGTCACCCAACAACGCGGAAGCGATCCCGCGCACCGCAATACCCGCCATTGGCCCTCCGAGCGCCGTTGCCAAACCGGGAGCAACTGTCGAGACGATTGATTTCCAATTCATGCTTTTTCCTCCAGGAGAGCGGCTTTCCTTTGCTCAAGCCGATAGTGCAGGTATCTGAAAATGAGATTGGTGAGGAACGTTGCAGCAGCGAGGGCGAACCCGCCAAGTGCAAGCCACTGGTTGAAGGTGAGAAGCCCCCAAACACCGACACTACCGCTGGCGGCATAACTCGCGGATGAAACAAGACGGTCCATAGGCTAGTCCCACAGGTTGATGGTTTTGGGTTTCGAGGGAGCGAGTTCCCGTGGTGACGGCAGGGTGACCGGCGTTCCGTGGGGTAGGACCGCACCTAAGCTCGCCAGCCCTCTATTCATATCAAGCACCGCCTCTGTCACGCCGTCGGTGCGGCCATAGAACCGCGCGCAGATAAGATCCACCGTGTCCCCTTGCAGCGCATGGGTGATGCCATTTTCGGGGAAGGGCGCACGTGCCACACTCATCAAAACAGCTCCGCAGTGACAGAAGAGCGACCGATGATTTCAGCCAGGGCTTCGCGCACATGGCGAAAATGGTCTTCGATGGCTTCATCGGCAAAGTCCGTGGCGTCGGCTCCCTCACTGGTGAGGTCTATGTCGCGGCCGGCTTCTGTGAGCAGGCCTTTGGCCCTGTGATAGACGGCGGCTTCATAGAGAAGGGTGAGCTTACCTTCGTCCCCATATTCCTCCTGAGGAATATCGGTGAGGGTCAAAAAGCCTTCGGCTTCTTGTGCCAGCCGCCAGTCATGCAGCTCCCGATTGGTGGCCATCACCGCGCGCTTTAGCTGCCAGACAACCCGACCTTCTGGCAGATCAGAGAGAACTTTCATGCGTTCACGAAACGCGGCGAGAGAGATGTCCGGGAAGAAGGCGAGATTGCCTATCTCCGGGTCTGGTTCCTCTGGCCGGTCATTTGGAATGAAAACACTTGCGGACACTCAGACGGCTCCATCGCTGGGGTGAGGGGTAAGGCCAGTCTTTCGGGCGACACTTCGGGAGGAGGAAGACCCTCCAGACTGGCCTTCCTGGCGCTGGGCCAGAGAGGGGGTTAGGTGTTAGAGGTTTCCTTTTCCAACCGCTTCACCAATTGCTCGCGGCGTTTCTTGACACCGTTTTTGGTGGGGTTGAGCTCGATGGTTCGGTCATAATGTTCAAGGGCCGTGAGGAGGGCCTGGGGCTCGTTCTCCTCTTCCAGACCAAAAGCAATGGCTTTGTGCAGTTTTGCCCGCACCTGATCTGGCATGTCTGCCTCTTTCAGGTCTTCAAGAAGTGTCACCAACAGCTTGACCGGCGGGACCTGCCTGTCGTCCTTGCCGTCTGCCTGAATGGCCGCTTCGGCAAATTCTTCTGCGAGATAGGTTGGCAGGGTACGGTTGAAGCGTTCGGGCATCACAAGCCCATGTTCAAGGGCGTAGCCAGCAATCTCATATGCGCGGTCAAACTGACCGGCATCGAGCCGCCAGATCATCTGCGTGACCATGACTTCATCCTGCAGGCCCGGTGCTTCTGCCAGAATGCCATCCACGTAAGCGTCATAGTCAGAGATGAAGCCTTGTTTCATCTCGATCTTTCTAGCCTGGCTCTGGGTATTTTTGAGCTGCGCCATGTGGGTTTGCAATTGTCCCAAATGCTGCTCATAGGCATTGAGGTTTTCCATAGTTAGCTCATCGCTTTCGGCTGCCTGTTTGGCGGCTTTCGCGGCGAGGGTCTTTTGGTAGTGGGTGCGGGCAAGGCTCATGATTTTCTCTCTGGTCCAGCGTCAACGGGGGTGACAAACGAAGGCAGGCGCGCGTTATGTCCAGCCATCCGCGCCGTCTGGCACGGAGATGTTTTCGATGAGGCACGCGGCGGAGAAGTCCTCCACCACGTAATCCTCGCGGACGGACTGATAGTCGACGACGCGGCGCTTCTCCGGCTCTTCCTTGATGTGGCGGCGGCGCGTGCCTGCCTGGTGGTAGATAGAGAGATTGGAAAGCTTGGTAATCAGGGCCGCATTGGCGGGGAAGAAGGGCACCATGATGGCCTTTTTGCCACCGATCTGCTTATTGGTAATGATGCTATCAAGCGCCACCTTTTCTGTTGGCGCGTTATGATCATTGGCAAGCGCCACATATTTGTCGCTCACCAGATTGCGGCCGACAATTGCCACAAGGTCTGTGTCATCGGCAAACCAGTCAGCAATGAGATTGTTGGTGGCATCCATGACGGCCGCATCAATGTTCTTATAGTCATTGCCTGCCTGATCGCCGACCTTTGGCGCATCCAACACACGTTCGGGCGCATGGGTGCGCAGTTCCTGAAGCCAGCCAATATTCACATCTTGCAGCTTTGGATTGGCGACAAGATCTGAGGTGGCAGCAATGCTGGTGCCGTTCCAGCCGATCATGATGCGGTCGCGGGCCTGCTGTTTCGTCACCGCGTTGCGAAGTCGTGTCTGGAAGTCCGGAAACTTTGCCCACATGTCGAGCTTTTGATAGGTGACGAAGGTATCAAAGTCTGTCTCTGAGCACTCATAATCCTGAGGACCGAGGTCTGTTGGATCCGTCGGTGTGCGCTCATCAACATTGGTGTCGGTTCTGGACGCAATGGGCGAACTCACATCAAGGCCAAGTTTCTGTCCCTTCATCTCGGGTACTTCAACAATGTTGATCTGCTGCAGGAAGCCGGACGATTCCCGAATGCGGTCTTCAAGCTTTTGACTGATTGTTGGTTCGACGGAGAACTGGTCTCTGGCGGAGGCAATGCCGTTGAGCTTCGCCTGGCGAGAAAGATAAGCGTTGAAGTGTTCTCGGGTTGAATTGAGCATGATGTTTTCTTTCGAAGTAGTGGGCGAGGGGCGCGTGGCTTGTCAGTTGGTCGGGATTAGCAGTCAGCCAATTCTTTTGTTCCAGTGAAGCCCTGGGATTCTGGCCGGGCAGGTGTCGCTGGGTCTGGCTCGCCGGTGATTTTCTCCGTGAGTGTGGAAAGCTGGGCGGACATGGTTTCGACCTGCTTTGCGAGGCCAGCATCCGGTGCCGGGGTGTCATTTCCCGAAGTGGTGAGGTCCGCCAATTTCTGGTTGAGGCCGTCAACTCCCTTGGCGAGCTCCACAATGCTGATCTCCATGTCGGCAAAACGCTGATCATTGCGCTTCGACGTACCGTTCAGGATGTCGGTCACTTTTGAGAAGAGGCCCGGCGCTTGGTCGGGCTTGTCCCCGTCACCTTCTTCAGAGAATTCGAGTATGCCTGCATCCACCGCTGGCCAGATTTGGGTTTTCGGTTTCTTGTCCCCATCGGCAAAACGGTTGATACCGTCTTGCGCAAATTGAAGGCGTTCGGTGCCAAGGGATGCGGGACTGTCTGTAACAGCGAGGCCCACAAGGTAGGCCTGACCGGAGCCTGCGAAATCGCCATCCATTTCAATGGAGGTGTAAACCTTCTGGCCCTGCTTGTTCATCTCCATCAGCTTGTCATTGGGCTGAAGGCGACCATAGAGGGCGAGCTTTCCGTCGCTGTCCTTTTCCGTTTTGAGGTCCACCACATCACCAAGAGCCGGAAAGGCCCCGTCGGCAAAGAGGCTGCGGAAATGTTCGAGCCAAATGCGCGCGCCATATTTCTCTGGATCGTAGCTCGCGGCCATTTGGCTGAGCTGGTCCGCCGTGATGGTGCGGCCATCGATGGTCAAGCCTTCTGTGGCGATGCGGACAAAGTTTGAAATCAGCTTTTTCATCGGGACGACCTTTGTGTGAAGCGGGCAAGTTTATGCGCTGGGGCTTTTTCCGAAGGTCGAGCAATTGGGGTTTTCCCCGCAAGCACTGCCGGGTTGTTAGCGGGGCTAACAACCAGACGGGCCAGAAGAAATGAGTAAGCCGCCGCTAGTGTCTGGCTCATGGACACGCCTGATAACGAGACCAAACCTGCTGCTGACAACACGAACGGAGCGCTGTTGCGCAAGCGTGCCGCCCAGCTTTTCTGGCAGGGCTATACGGTTGCTGAGATTTCCAAGCAGCTTGGCAAAAGCTATTCAACCATTGATAGCTGGAAGCGCCGGGACGGCTGGCGCGAAGCCCCGGTGCATGAACGGGTCGGCTCCACCCTAGACCGCCGCCTGTGCCTGCTTGTGGACAAGGAAGAGAAAACACCCGGTGACTACAAGGAGATTGAGGCGCTTGGCAAACAGCTTGAGCGCATGGCCCGTGTGGAGAAATTCCAGAACGGCGGGAATGAGGCGGACCTCAATCCCAAGGTGAAAAACCGCAACAAGAAACGGAAGGGCAGGAAGCACAAGAACGCGCTCACGGACGAAGAAGAAGCGGCACTGGTGGCTGAGTGGGAGAAGGCCCTCTTCAACTATCAGAAGTTGTGGAATGCGCACCGCGATCAGCGGATACGCGACATTCTAAAATCCCGCCAGGTGGGGGCGACCTGGTACTTCGCTCGCGAAGCCTTCATGGATGCCCTGGAGACGGGCGACAATCAGATTTTCCTTTCAGCCTCCCGCAATCAGGCAGAGGTGTTCCGCTCCTACATTATCGAGTTTGTGCGCGACGTGACCGGCAAAGAGCTGAAGGGCAATCCGCTGGTTCTGGAAAATGGCGCAACGCTCTATTTTCTTTCCACCAATAGCCGCACGGCGCAGAGCTATCACGGCCATCTCTATGTGGATGAGTATTTCTGGATCCCGCGCTACAAGGACTTGAACAAAGTCGCCAGCGGCATGGCCGCCCACAAGAAGTGGCGCAAGACCTATATCTCTACACCGTCGACACTGGGCCATGAGGCCTATGGCTTTTGGTCAGGTCGGGACTTCAACAAGGGCCGGGCTGACGAAGACAAGGTTGAGATTGACATTAGCCATGATGCCCTGAAGCACGGCATGCTGTGCGCCGATGGGCAATGGCGGCAAATGCTCACCATTGAAGATGCGGAAGTGGCGGGCTGTGACCTGTTCGACATTGATGCGCTGAAGTTGGAATATGCGCCGGACGATTTTGCCAATCTCTTCATGTGCGTCTTCATTGATGATGCGCATTCGGTCTTCAAACTCGCGACCCTGCAAAATTGCATGGTGGATGCCTGGTACGCCTGGGATGATTTCCGCCCTGTGCGCAAGCGCCCCTTCGGCAATAAAGAGGTGTGGATTGGCTATGACCCAAGCCGCACGCGGGACGATGCAAGCTGTGTGGTGATTGCGCCACCAGGCCTGGATGGCGGCAAGTTCCGAGCGCTTGAGAAGCTGCGCTTTAACAATATGAACTTTGAGCACCAGGCGAAAGAAATCAAAAAGCTCACCGAGCGCTACAACGTCACCCACATTGGCATTGATGCGAGCGGCATGGGCGTAGGGCTCTATGAGCTGGTGAAAGGCTTCTACCCGCGCGCGCTCAAGATTACCTATTCCGTTGAGGTGAAAAACCGGCTGGTGGCGAAAGCCAAGCAGGTGATTGAAAACGGGCGCTTTGAATTTGATGCCGGGTGGACGGATATGGCGAACGCCTTCATGACCATTCACCGATCCGTCACGGCCAGTGGAAAACAGATCAGCTATCAAGCAAGCAGAACCGAAACAACCGGCCATGCAGACCAGGCCTGGGCCGTGATGCACGCGCTCGCGCAAGGCGACATCGTGTCTTTGGACAGTGCGGGCAGGCCCAAAAAATCAACAGTGGAGATTTTCTAATGAGCGATGCAGGCAAGAGTGCGTCAAAGGTGACAGCGGAGGTCTTCACCTTTGGGGATCCGGTGCCCATGCTCGAGGGCCGTGAGGTGATGGACTATCTCCAGCTCATGGATAACGGGCTTTATTTTGAGCCACCGATTTCTCAAATGGGGTTGATAAAGAGTTTTCGCGCGAACGCGCATCATGCCTCGGCCATTCACCTGAAACAGGCGATCCTTACCTCGACCTTCAAGCCGCACCGACTTTTGTCGCGGCAGGACTTTAGCCGCTGGGTGCTCGACTATCTCATTCTTGGAAATGCCTATTTGGAGAATGTGGCAAACCGCTTGGGTGGATCTGCGAAGCTGCGCCCCACGCCTGCCTTGCAAACACGGCGCATGAAAGACCCGAGTAATTTTCTTTGGGTGAAGTCCTGGGCGGACACGCACCAGTTTAAGGCCGGGTCGGTGTTTCATCTACTGGAGCCGGACCCGGCGCAAGAGATTTACGGCATGCCTCAATATCTGGCGGCGCTCAATTCAGCCTGGCTCAACGAAAGTGCCACCCTCTTTCGCAGGAAATACTATGAGAATGGAAGCCATGCGGGCTTCATCCTCTATCTGAATGACGCGAACCTGGAGCAGAAGGACGTGGACACGATCCGCGAGCAATTGAAGAAGTCGAAAGGCATTGGCAACTTCAAGAACCTGTTTTTAAACGCGCCAGGCGGTCAGAAAGATGGCGTGCAGCTTATCCCCATTTCTGAAGTCACCGCCAAGGATGAGTTTTTCAACATCAAGAACGTGACGCGCGACGATGTACTGGCCGCGCACCGCGTGCCGCCCCCTTTGATGGGCATCGTGCCGAGCAACACAGGCGGCTTCGGTTCGATTGAAGCGGCAAGCAAGGTCTTCGTGATCAACGAACTAACGCCGCTGCAACAACGTTTCCGCGAAGTGAATGACTGGGTGGGGGAGGAAGTTGTCGCCTTCGAGCCTTATGAGGTTGGTGTGAAAGATCCAGCTGTCGTGCCGGTTGAGTCGAGGGTCTGACGGCGATAATCTCTCACGGGATTGATGCAGTTTCCAGCGGCAAGGGTGCCGACAATGCGAACCCTTCCTCGGTTCCCGGTGTACACACTCCAGGCCAGCTTTGTTTCCTGTCTAGGATGCCCTCAACCTTTGCAACATCAAGAATGTCCAATTGCGCCATTTTCTCAACCCCGTTTGCATCTGAATCGAAATACATAATCATGCCTAATTTCACGGATGACGTGGGGGTAGGCCCTTCTACGCTAATAATCGCACCCATGAGCGCTTCATCCAAACTACTGTTGCTTCCACTGTCAATTATCCGTGGGCAATGGGGATTGCTCAGGTAGGTATGAATTGCTTGGATTGCTGCGTCCCCAGTGGTGTCTCGTTTTTCAATGTTTAGTTCGGCCCGCAATTCACTATCGTTGATACGCAGGACGAACGATGGGACGTCAATGTATTTTCTGTATCCTGACTCTCGCTGGAGGGTGATTAACCTTGCGACCGCATTATATCGGTCATTCAAGGTCTTCTGCTCCCTCAATGCTATGTCGCGAGCCAGACTCGGCAAACTAAATCGTTTTCCTGGTAGACCGTTGAGCGTCTTTGTCTCGTCCGTATCGAAACAGTGCTCGGATTGGAGGTCTGGTCTTTGGCGATAGCCGAACCTTTGCTCTAAGAACGCAAGACGTGCAACAGCTGAGTCGCGGGGGGTCATTATTGGATGCAGTGCGTCTCGGAGTGTATTGCAGTATGTGTGAAAGACACTTGGGGCAACTTTACCAGAGTCCGGAGGTTCCGTTGCATTCAGGAGGATTGAGTTCAATGTTCTCCTCTCTGCACCTCGCCCAAAAGCCGTGTTGTTAATCATATTTATGCTGGGGTATTCTTTTCCATTGCTGTGGAAAAGTGAGTCTCGGTATTCGAGGAAGAGGGTGATTTGCCGATGTTCTTCCAAAAAATTGTACCCGGTGGAAGTGGTCTCGACACCAGCAGAGCGTATGGTCTCGGTTTCCGTAGTGCTGTTTAGATAGCTAAGTTCTCCCGGCACATCTCGCTCGAACGGAGACAAGGTTATTGTTCTCGAAAATGCACTTTTGTTCCGCAGTTCGTTCGTCAGGTGGCCATCGATTGTGTCACGTGCGCGTCTTGCTGCAGGTGTAGTGGCAAAGGCGAGTTCACTGATGCCCGCTGCACCACTAAGTGCAGCTATGGCCGAAACAATAGTCTTCGCCGCGGTGATGTTCGGGTTCCGATCAGTTTTCGTTTGAACTTTCACTGTAAAAACATCACCCATATCGTTCATTGGATAGTAGCTTGATGCGTAGTTGTTGAGTACAGCTTCGGTACACCCTTCGTTATCGACTTCGGAAGCAGTCGTATATGCCAAAGGCAACACTTCTGGCTTTTGTCCGCCGTCACCCGAAAATGCAATGTTGCGACCAGGAAATGTGACCTCCGCATCGAGCAATACAGATACTCTGTCCTCTTTGAAGAATTGCCTTGCGAGGGACAAAAAACTTGTATCGACACACTCGCCATTCATCCTAGCCCCGGGGGCGCTCGTGCCTAGTCTTGCGTAGAATGTCTTCTCTACTCTTGTTTTTCCATCACCAGCTATGCTCTCAGCAGGTGGCCGAGTGGGGTACTCTTGGTTGGCCGCTTCTGTAGGTTGATTTGTTGCACGTTGATCGAGATTCGGATTTAAGACGGGTTGCTTTCCACCAGCAAAGCAGCCCGTGAGTGCGATCATCGCTGCTCCCACTAGAATTGGCCGTGAAAGACAACTTCCCGAGAGCAAAGCATGCATTGATCCGTTCTCCCCATAAAACAGATTGTTTCCAAGAAGTATGAGGCGCAACAAGCTGAATGGCGAGTCAAAAGTTTTACCATAAAAGGAAAGTATTCCTTTAAGGCTGTATCAACATGAGAGAACGCAAAGAAGTAGGCTAGTCGGTTGAGGAGGGATTTGTTGTTTGAAGGGGTGAACCACTTCACTCATCTTGCACAAAACGGCAACATAGGCGGAGGATCAATCGGAGGTGCGCCGTCCGGCAGCAGATCAAGGGAACACCCTTCATTGGCCTGTTCGGCCGTTGCCCGCGAGGTTTTTGGGAAAGCACAAACTCAGGCCCACTCCCAATGGATTCCTTCTTCGTTCGAAATAGTGGTAAAGAACTTTCGAAGTGCTCAACCTGAGCTAGTCGGTGGAGGTGTGCCGTGACGACAAACAATGCACAGAGAGCTCGCAAATGAAGTTTCATATATTACCATTGAAGAGCCAGCCGCCGCCGTCGTCCGGCTGTAACGAGGTCTATCTCACTATTGATAACTGGAATGACTACTCATTTGTCACGAGCTTTGCCGTTCATGCATTCGATGAATACGGTACAGGCCACAGCTTGTCGCCCGTAAGAATAGGATTCGTCGGTCAAACTAAAGAGATTTCAACCTACGCAACGCTTGGCGATACTTTCGATAGATTGGGAGAAGGCTATTTCTCTCTCGGAATGAGTGTCGAATATTACAAAGCTTTATTCGCCGAATTCAGTGAAGAATGGCAACGCGAATTCCTGACGTGCATGCGTGATGTCGTTTGGGATGATGACCTTCTCGAAGCGATAAAGAGTGAAAGGGTCTTTGAAGTCTCTCATCTCCGCTCGATCTCGATAAGCCAAATTCGAGATCAATTCGCCAGCGTGCTTAAAGGCGACGTTCTCCTAACTGACTTTGAGTTTGGGTTTTGTCTGCCACCTTCCGAAAAATTTGCCGGTTTCGATCTTCCGTTTGAAGTTAGGGCAAGCTCGACACCTAGTACGAACATGCACGCTTTGATTGGTAGAAATGGAGTTGGCAAAACAACGCTTTTGAACTCAATGGTCAAAGCGGTTGCCGATCACGTGGAGACGGAAGCATACTTTTATACAGACACCATTGGAGGGGCTGTAAAAAACAACAGATACTTCAACAGTTTGGTGTCGGTTGCTTTCAGCGCCTTCGATCCCTTTGACCTTCCCGGCGAAGGTGATGAGACGCTGTACACATACATCGGCTTGACTGAATATGCCGATGCTGGTGGCGCGCTCATAAAATCAAAAGACCAGATGTTTAAAGAGTTTGTCGACGGTTTAGCCTTCTGCTTGGAAGATGGTCGTAGGCGAAATCGGTGGGTCCAAGCGATCGAGACTCTTCAAAGTGACGAGAATTTTGCCGACATGAAGCTTTTGTCATTGGCGGATTTGCGCGGCGAGGAGTTGAAGGAACGTGCGCTCTTTTTGATTGGTAAGATGAGTTCAGGGCACGCTGTCGTGATCCTGACAATGACTCTCTTGGTAGCGAAGGTTGAAGAGAAGACATTGGTATTATTTGACGAGCCGGAAAGTCATCTTCATCCGCCTTTGCTTTCTGC is a window from the Rhodobiaceae bacterium genome containing:
- a CDS encoding phage head completion protein (GPL); amino-acid sequence: MSASVFIPNDRPEEPDPEIGNLAFFPDISLAAFRERMKVLSDLPEGRVVWQLKRAVMATNRELHDWRLAQEAEGFLTLTDIPQEEYGDEGKLTLLYEAAVYHRAKGLLTEAGRDIDLTSEGADATDFADEAIEDHFRHVREALAEIIGRSSVTAELF
- a CDS encoding bacteriophage holin family HP1; amino-acid sequence: MDRLVSSASYAASGSVGVWGLLTFNQWLALGGFALAAATFLTNLIFRYLHYRLEQRKAALLEEKA
- a CDS encoding phage portal protein, yielding MSDAGKSASKVTAEVFTFGDPVPMLEGREVMDYLQLMDNGLYFEPPISQMGLIKSFRANAHHASAIHLKQAILTSTFKPHRLLSRQDFSRWVLDYLILGNAYLENVANRLGGSAKLRPTPALQTRRMKDPSNFLWVKSWADTHQFKAGSVFHLLEPDPAQEIYGMPQYLAALNSAWLNESATLFRRKYYENGSHAGFILYLNDANLEQKDVDTIREQLKKSKGIGNFKNLFLNAPGGQKDGVQLIPISEVTAKDEFFNIKNVTRDDVLAAHRVPPPLMGIVPSNTGGFGSIEAASKVFVINELTPLQQRFREVNDWVGEEVVAFEPYEVGVKDPAVVPVESRV
- a CDS encoding phage tail protein X codes for the protein MSVARAPFPENGITHALQGDTVDLICARFYGRTDGVTEAVLDMNRGLASLGAVLPHGTPVTLPSPRELAPSKPKTINLWD
- a CDS encoding phage capsid scaffolding protein (GPO) serine peptidase, encoding MKKLISNFVRIATEGLTIDGRTITADQLSQMAASYDPEKYGARIWLEHFRSLFADGAFPALGDVVDLKTEKDSDGKLALYGRLQPNDKLMEMNKQGQKVYTSIEMDGDFAGSGQAYLVGLAVTDSPASLGTERLQFAQDGINRFADGDKKPKTQIWPAVDAGILEFSEEGDGDKPDQAPGLFSKVTDILNGTSKRNDQRFADMEISIVELAKGVDGLNQKLADLTTSGNDTPAPDAGLAKQVETMSAQLSTLTEKITGEPDPATPARPESQGFTGTKELADC
- a CDS encoding AAA domain, putative AbiEii toxin, type IV TA system, with product MKFHILPLKSQPPPSSGCNEVYLTIDNWNDYSFVTSFAVHAFDEYGTGHSLSPVRIGFVGQTKEISTYATLGDTFDRLGEGYFSLGMSVEYYKALFAEFSEEWQREFLTCMRDVVWDDDLLEAIKSERVFEVSHLRSISISQIRDQFASVLKGDVLLTDFEFGFCLPPSEKFAGFDLPFEVRASSTPSTNMHALIGRNGVGKTTLLNSMVKAVADHVETEAYFYTDTIGGAVKNNRYFNSLVSVAFSAFDPFDLPGEGDETLYTYIGLTEYADAGGALIKSKDQMFKEFVDGLAFCLEDGRRRNRWVQAIETLQSDENFADMKLLSLADLRGEELKERALFLIGKMSSGHAVVILTMTLLVAKVEEKTLVLFDEPESHLHPPLLSALMRSLSQLLRTRNAVAIIATHSPVVLQEIPGSCVWKVFRSKLASEKKRPDTETFGENVGVLTRDVFRLEVSRSGFHTVLSELVGQGGTYDGIMEKLGGSLGNEARGILKAMIINRDEKPKEE
- a CDS encoding P2 phage tail completion protein R (GpR), giving the protein MKKLAALREHLLTSVLDLDAEKMHTFAEAGHVTSHEGETEAFRLTYEANVILSGYSGDPIALYLLFVEWLKTHNPMGAADALRFDVDILSEETVDLGFQVELAEDWLVDVREDGKHLTLAPEPNHDADSLTGFTDIDIG
- a CDS encoding phage small terminase subunit encodes the protein MSLARTHYQKTLAAKAAKQAAESDELTMENLNAYEQHLGQLQTHMAQLKNTQSQARKIEMKQGFISDYDAYVDGILAEAPGLQDEVMVTQMIWRLDAGQFDRAYEIAGYALEHGLVMPERFNRTLPTYLAEEFAEAAIQADGKDDRQVPPVKLLVTLLEDLKEADMPDQVRAKLHKAIAFGLEEENEPQALLTALEHYDRTIELNPTKNGVKKRREQLVKRLEKETSNT
- a CDS encoding phage major capsid protein, P2 family → MLNSTREHFNAYLSRQAKLNGIASARDQFSVEPTISQKLEDRIRESSGFLQQINIVEVPEMKGQKLGLDVSSPIASRTDTNVDERTPTDPTDLGPQDYECSETDFDTFVTYQKLDMWAKFPDFQTRLRNAVTKQQARDRIMIGWNGTSIAATSDLVANPKLQDVNIGWLQELRTHAPERVLDAPKVGDQAGNDYKNIDAAVMDATNNLIADWFADDTDLVAIVGRNLVSDKYVALANDHNAPTEKVALDSIITNKQIGGKKAIMVPFFPANAALITKLSNLSIYHQAGTRRRHIKEEPEKRRVVDYQSVREDYVVEDFSAACLIENISVPDGADGWT
- a CDS encoding terminase-like family protein encodes the protein MDTPDNETKPAADNTNGALLRKRAAQLFWQGYTVAEISKQLGKSYSTIDSWKRRDGWREAPVHERVGSTLDRRLCLLVDKEEKTPGDYKEIEALGKQLERMARVEKFQNGGNEADLNPKVKNRNKKRKGRKHKNALTDEEEAALVAEWEKALFNYQKLWNAHRDQRIRDILKSRQVGATWYFAREAFMDALETGDNQIFLSASRNQAEVFRSYIIEFVRDVTGKELKGNPLVLENGATLYFLSTNSRTAQSYHGHLYVDEYFWIPRYKDLNKVASGMAAHKKWRKTYISTPSTLGHEAYGFWSGRDFNKGRADEDKVEIDISHDALKHGMLCADGQWRQMLTIEDAEVAGCDLFDIDALKLEYAPDDFANLFMCVFIDDAHSVFKLATLQNCMVDAWYAWDDFRPVRKRPFGNKEVWIGYDPSRTRDDASCVVIAPPGLDGGKFRALEKLRFNNMNFEHQAKEIKKLTERYNVTHIGIDASGMGVGLYELVKGFYPRALKITYSVEVKNRLVAKAKQVIENGRFEFDAGWTDMANAFMTIHRSVTASGKQISYQASRTETTGHADQAWAVMHALAQGDIVSLDSAGRPKKSTVEIF